TTCAAGGGCTAGCGCTATCCCATCCCATGGTGGATGAGTAAGTTTTACTCCTTCCTTCGTAcccagatctctctctctctctaaaagaaGAAACCTTCACGGTTCTAGTGCTTTACTTTTATGTGGGTGTATATTCTAACGAAGGCCTCGCTACATGGTTTTTAGTTACTGCTGAATTGGTCCCCAAACTATGGATTACTACTCCATCTCCAGGTTAAATCTTTACTTTGTAATCTATGCACGTTCCATATCTTTTGTTTTCGAGCCAGATGCacctgcttttctttttgttctctagCAGGGTTAGCTTCTGAGATGGTCGTCCTCTTTCTGTTcccccagtttttttttttaattttattttaacgAGGACATTATATGTCGACATAAGATCCTTTGTAATCAGTAAGTTTAGCTTGGACGAGTGTCCGGATCTTTTCTCAGGATATTTCCTTTCTTCGATGTGATCGGGTGTCTTGCTCTTCTGTATATCCGTGCAGAATGGTGCCATGTAACTTTATCGAATCCTACTTTATTTCGCAATCTATTTCATCTGGTTTTCGACACTTGAGTATGAGAAATTGCTTTGTTTTTCAACTAGGTCTTTTATTGTTCTGACTCCCCCAATCTAATTTTTGGAGTTATAATGAGTCCGTCGCATTTCCATTTCTAGGGTTTTGTGCAGCTTTCCGAGACTCTCGTATGTCTTTTATCTTAGGAAGAGCATGTTTTTGGCTGTTAGATCTTGTCTCCTTGGATTTGCAATCTTATTAAATTATCTTCGTGCTTAGCTGGTTGGGCTGCTATGATATGACCTCGAAACCCTAGCCTGCAGCTGAAGCAGCTGAAATTAGAGTTGCAGGTTTAGGGTTTCAGGTCTGGTCGAGTTAAAACTATTgcaggctttttttttaatgaaggaCAGTAATTGCGGATGTTGACTCACTCCCACTACCGTTCAAGTCATCCACTGTATATCTGTATTAATTTTTGAACGTGTTGATCCCATGTATACGCACCTATCATGATGGCGATCATCATGGCTGCGTtggaattcaaattttttgttaattcataCAGTTCCATCACGTATTTAGAGACTATCAGATGGAAGGGTTTATTTCAGGTCCTTCATGCAGCGGGTCAAAAATTGGCAACAAACCTCCTGTGTACAGACTGATAATGATGTTGAGGTTGACCTCTAATGAGTGTTGAAGCTAATTATTGACCACTCCTCCATGATTTTCAAGTGCAATGGGAATTATCCGGTTGGCCATTATCGTGCGGCCAAGCCAAGTGTATGGTTGGGTCGCACGATATTATATTCGGATCGAAAGTTCTGGGGTAATAACTTTAGGGTGCAAGTTGTGTCCTATATTTTGGAGACAAAGGAACACATTAATCTGTAACGCACGACTCATTACAGgcatatactctctctctcgtgaCAGCGTTTCACCTTTCAAGAATTCCATCTTCACGAAGATAGTGGTAGCTTTTATGTGCCCCAACAGAAACCACCACCATCAACCCCTCCGCCTCCTCTTTCGATCATTTCGTCGACACAATAACGTTTCCTGCCCTTCTTTACCTGATcaatccatcttcttcttcctcttcttccgacCCTCAATGTATCGTATCGCATCGTCATGGCACCGACACCTAtgcctctctctccccttctctttcttttcttttcttgtactGTACAtatattgtattttttatgtggaTTGTCTTGTTATAAACCGAATCCAACAACAATTATTAGTTTCCTTGATGCGTTTGACCAGCGACGATGCTAGGAATCACGTACTTTTAAATAACAATTTCTTTCTGTGTTACGTGCTCGACTTTTCAACTCTGAATAATAAGGAATGGAGTACGTAAGCTGTATTTGGCGTTCTTTTCCTTAATCCGAACCCACCTGAATAACAATTGTAGCTTCATTCGCGCACTTGACCAACTATTATTACAGTTCACGTTTTCCGAATGAGTAAACGTTAGAATACCCATTCGACAAAGCATGCCATGGATAACTTCGTTCTGGTTTGATCATAGTCTGCCAAAACACGACTGTAAGCACGCTTGGTTCGGGACACGATTTCACTAATCCGAATGCACTCACGATGACAACCAGCTTCCAGCTTCTTGGCCAGCGAATTCAAGCAtatttccaaatgaaaatagcAATACAAGAAGCTACGAATAAAAAGCATAAAACTGCTACTGAAAGTATCTCTTTGATTATCCAATTGAGACACTTTTCAAATATCTTTTAAGGAAAGAGCAGCAGGTACTGGCACAGCCCTTTTCAGAGAGTATAAATGGGGGCATTAACTGAAGCATCAGGTATGTGAAGAAGAGGATTTTGAAGGAATGAAGATGTCGTGCCTGaatctccacctccacctccgtcAAGGTGGTCCAACTTCCATTAACTTATACAGACTGAAGCAACATAAAACCGTGGGCCCATTGGGCCCTCGGCTCCATAATgacccctttttttatttttatatttatttttgccTTTAATTCCCAAACTTTATTTCATACCCTGCCAATGTGGCGGCGCCGATTTAGCTGCACCCTCCTTCAATGGCTTTCCCACAATTTTTTGATCGAGTCCTTCACCTTGTACATATTTTCAAATCGAGTCTCTCCGGCATAAAATTCGACCAAATTCCGATGATGCGGTAATTCTAATGCAGATATCATCCACGTTGATGCGTGTGAAAAAATGTAGCTAGTGCAAACAATATCATAAATATGTTCTCGATGAGTCTTAGCCAATGTAGAGGCTAGTGTAGCCGTTCCGTATTGGAAAATTTCTATGCTCATCATGGTATGATGTCGTTCGATGGCAACATCAATGGGATTTAGTTAGATTTGGTCTAAGAGGtgcttgattaaaaaaatttataaaagccGAATGACTTGATTAGACAAAATTGAAGATTGAAAGACTTCGTCAGATCAAAGGCGATGAAGCACATGGACAAAAAATAGAAActccttcttttgttttgatttgggtTAGGACAGGGCATCCAGCCTAGTGTATATCATTAATCCACGACATGTAACGTAACGGACAAATTTGCAATGTCGAGCGAATCTAATTAATGAATCAGTCGAATTGTCTCAATGCGCGTCCCATTTATTGATCAGCCGACTTGTGAGATGAGACAAAAAGGTTAAACTAATTGATCTAATAAGAGATTAAACTAATTTGATGATTGTTTTTGCATGACGTGACGATAACACATGCAAAGTAAATCGACAGCGAAATAGTAGTGAAGgcattctttcttctcctttttataGCAAAGGTCTTTTGCCACGCGGCTTCCGGGGCTTAACCCCAGCGCAACCGACTTCCAACTTTCCACAAGTTTAGTTAAGACGGTTATACTGGGGAATTTGTTCAGTGGTTGACCAATTAGCTCCCCGTCTCTCGCTTGGCATCGTCCAGATCGAAGCAAAACCAAAACTTTGCTACTGCAACCGAAAGCGGAGTCGAAACTGGCAAGTAACATGTCCACCGATTTTGAAGCTCCAACAGAACAGAATGATGACTCCTATTGCCTGAATCTGCATCTCCAACAAATTTTGGCCGCGATGACTCTCCGCATCTCGGATGCTCGGTGCTTGCTGCTCGGCCGATCGTTTTTATCATGGTCTTGAGCCAGGAAAATTAGGCAGCATGCCGATTCTGAAGGTACTCATGCCTCCCCCTGCCATGAACATTGCCCACGTAAGTCGTGATGTCCATCTCCCACCACCGCCCAGCCATGGCAACACGGATTTCCTAACCAAGTGCGTCAAGACTTCCAGGGACGATTTCTTCGGCGTCTCCTTTGACGAGACCGCTGAGAATAACTTATTCTCTCATGTACTCTTGGAAGTGTCATTCGTCATCGTGGTCTCTCGGGTTATCCGATTTCTCCTCAAGCCTCTTCGTCAGCCTAGAATTGTCTCGGAGATCCTTGTGAGTATTTCGCCTCTACCGACTTATTATATGTTTCTGTGATTTAACGCCTTGCGGGGGCATTGCAATTCAAGGAACAGATACAATGATTAAATGGACCCAAAGCGATTCTCACTTTGATTTTTCGTTTTCTTATTTATGTCTCCTCCTTACTCTGAAGGGTGGAGTGATCGTTGGACCCTCCGTTCTGAGCCACAATCGCAAGTTCATAAGATATGTGTATCCAGATAGTGCGAATTTTGTGGTCCGAAACGTCGGCACAATAGCTTTCATGTATTTCCTCTTCATGGCGGGCGTGAGAACGGATATGACCATGGTGAGGAGGTCGGCGAAGAAACACGTGTACATAGCATTGACATGCGTGTTCGTTCCCTCGTTCGTAGTGATAGCAGTTGGTCTGATCATGCAGCGGTCCATCAACCATGCTTATGGAAATCCGTATGCCCTCGGAGTCCTTGGTTCATCCACTGCCATAACGGCATTCCCCGTTCTGTATCCCATCCTCAAGGAACTGAATCTTCTGAATTCTGAGATTGGACGCCTGGCCTTATCATCTTCAATAGTTGGGGATATGATAGGAATCGTCGCTATCATTATATTTGAAGCAGCTGTCCAAGCGAAAGCCGGTTCCATCGCTGGCTTCTGGTGCTTGGCTACAACGGTCGGATTGATGGCCATCATGTTCTTCGGCATTCGGCCTGCATTTGCTTGGATCATTCGAAATACCCCAGAAGGCCAGCCCGTTGACCAAACTTACATCATAGCGATCCTTGTGGCGGTATTGCTTACGGGGTTTTTGACCGACTTCATAGGCGTGGCCATCGCTAACGGGCCTTTGTGGCTGGGGTTGATGATTCCTGATGGGCCCCCGCTCGGGACAACGTTGGTGGAGAGGAGCGACACGATAATCATGGAGCTTCTTATGCCATTTTCCTTCATGTACATCGGCCAGTCCACGGACTTGGTCGCGATGGGGAAGGCGTGGTCGAGCCTGAAACCAGTGTGTGCCATTGTTGCAATTGGGCACTTAACCAAAGTGGTGACAAGTCTTTTGGCCGGTCTCCTAATCGACATGCCCGTCGCGGATGGTCTTGCCCTTGGCCTCATCTTGACCCTCAGGGGTCAGGTTGATCTCTTGCTGTTCATTCATTGGTTGGAGAAAAAGGTACGCGTCGCATACGAGAACTTCGTCTAATTTATTCGCGAGTATAATATGCACATCAATCTTAACTTTTGTCTGTGGCCGGATTCCCAAATGAAATGCAGGTCATAGAGCCGCAGGTGTACACGATGATGGTGATGGTTTCGGTGATGGTCAGTGCAATATCGACACCATTGATCGGCATTCTGTACGACCCCACAAAGCCTTACATGGTGAACCGAAGGCGAACCATCCAACACACACCTCCATCCACGGAGCTCGGCGTAGTGGTTAAAATCCACGACGAAGAAGATACCGCCAGGTTCATCAACTTCATAGACGCCTCCAATCCTACCATGAGCAATCCGATCTCAATCTATGGTCTGCACATCGTGCAGTTGGTCGGTCGCGGGTACCCTAGGCTCATCGACCACGGGAAGCTGGCGCAGTATTCTAAGTACGCCATCTACGAGACCATCCACCAAGCCATGAAAGTGTACCAGGAAAGCAAGAGCGAGTGCATCAGCTACCAGGCCTACACGGCCCTGTCCCCGAAGCGAACCATGTATCGAGATGTATGTGAGATCGCCCTCAATAACAGGGCTACTTTGATCCTGCTCCCATACCACAAAAATCTCCCACGGAACCACCATGGAACTGTGCTTGTGAGTGACGTGTTGGCCAACGCACCATGCTCGGTGGGCATCCTCTTGGACAAGGGCCACTGTGGAAGCAACTCGATGCGGATGCCGGTGCCCATGGTCAGCCCTTCGGACATCCAAGCACAGTCCCACCAATTAGTGGTCCTATTTTTAGGGGGCGCGGATGCTCGAGAAGCGCTGTATTACGCAGATCGAATGGTGGGGAATGTGAACGTGCGTCTCTCGGTGATCCGATTCCTTGCCCACAACGGGGAAGGGGATGATGAGATGGAGAAGAAGCTGGACGACGGGGTGGTGACCTGGTTTTGGATGAAGAACGAGGTGAACAGGAGGGTAAACTACAGGGAGGTGGAGGTGAGAAACGGGGAAGAAACGGTGGCCACCGTGCACGCGATGAACGACAACACGTTCGATCTGTGGATCGTGGGGAGGAAGCAGGGCATAAACCCGGTGCTGCTGCAAGGGTTGACGGCTTGGAGCGAGAACAGTGAGCTGGGAGTGATAGGCGAGTACGTGTCGTCCATGGATTGTGATGCGGCAGCTTCGGTGCTAGTGGTCCAACAACAAGTTCTGAGGGAGCAGAGGCATTGGCTTCGGCGTTTTGGGGTGATGTAACAGAACCTTAGGAACAGAGCGTCTGTAGCTGTAGAGTCCAGTTTTGCCTTAGGATAGGTGTTAggaaaccaggaaaaaaaaagaaaaagaaataacatcCAAGCGGAAGAAGCATTACGATGGGTCTTCGTTTCATATGTGGAACTGGAAGAGATGGTTGCTCGAAACATCATGGGATGGATAGGTCTGGGTTGGTCAAAAGTgctgaaattttgcaaatccATGTTCGATGATCCTTACAATTTTTCTTCATGAGTGTGAGATGTAAGACAGACATCCGCTTTTACGAGAACCTTTCCTTTGGGGTGGGAGTGCCATGGCCTAACGAACGGTAATCGAGTTTATTATGCACACGAGTGCGAAGAAATATCATTCAATGAACGACGCGTGGCACCTGGGTCCGCGATGGGACGAACACAGAGAGCATTGACCCCcgtttggctttcttcttctgttttttttggttgggaTAATTTCTgccataaataaatatatatatacaaaaaaaaaaaaaaaggaaaagcgcGGGTGCTCCTTTTTGGGGCTTTGGGGGACAAATTGGGTCTTCAAATGACGATGGCTCCTTCTTTTGGGCTCAAATAGTTCCAACTTTAAGGCCCATTCTGTCTCCCTCCCGGtcccatcctctctctctttcttctctctagaagagaagagaagcgaAGTGAAATTGATTGAGAAGCAGAGGCGAAGGAGCGAATTAGGCGGGCGGCATTTCTCaaatccatccatccatcagAGCCCTCCTGATTGCCCACACCATCAATCACGGTCGCCGCTGGTGCTCTCAGCTCTCCAACCATGGAAGATGAGTCCTTGAACCCACTCCGTCGCATGTCCAGCCGGACTCGCAAGGTCGCTCCTAAAATGGTTGCTGCCCTCACCAGCAGCGACAATCGAACTCAGGTCtggctctccctccctctctcacgTCATACCTTTGATTTTGAGCTCACAACACCAAAAACCGGGGACGGTTcagagtttctctctctaacttggAATCCCCTTTTTCGCCTTCAGGCCGTGCTCGCTCGACTTGAAGCTTTGGAGAACGACAATGCTGGAACCGAAGTGGGAGATCTTATTGACGACGACGACGCTTCCCTGGACGACGAAGACGACGACGGTACTTTTCAATTTCTGGCCCGTGTAGCATAGCCACCTTTCTGTACCCAATTATCTTCCTGCCTTCTCTTTGACCTCCTATATCTTTATTGAAATCTCTCTCATTAGCCCAATGTTGCTGGCAAGAGAGTGTGATAATAATGTGGCTCTTTCTTCTGGATGCTAGGCTGTTAGGCTGTTCAATTGTGCTTCTTGATCCAGGTATCTAATTCACAGCTCTAGCTCTGCACTCGAGCTAAAAGCATTCCCCTTTTATCCTTGTTACCATCGTTTATGTCCATATTAACTTAGGGTTCCAAGTGACCGgatatctctctcttttatgaAGTTGATTCTGAGTAGTTCGGCTAAATTTTCAAGGTTCTGATGCTCTCGTTTGTGTAGAGTGTTCCACTACATCCATTTATAACCAGCCCAGGTGAAAATATCTGGACCGGCTCTTGCCTCCCTCATTCTTTCAACATCCTCGCCCCAAATCAAACCAATGATGAGTACCGCCTGCATTGTCAAGATTACCCTACCCCTACTCATCTATAAATCGCCAGACTTTGGGTGGCTTGTGTTATTTCGCGCCTCTCCTTGTATCTGTTCCTTTCAGTGATCATGAGTTAAGCGAAGTACATAGGACAAGTGTTCTTGGCTGGGCTAAGGAAAATTAGTCTTTAAATATGGGAGAAATTGTGTAGGAACTTCCACCCAAGACCACCTGCCTCCACACTGCGAGAAGCCGCCTGAATGACCATACTTACGTATTGGT
The genomic region above belongs to Rhodamnia argentea isolate NSW1041297 chromosome 6, ASM2092103v1, whole genome shotgun sequence and contains:
- the LOC115746093 gene encoding cation/H(+) antiporter 24-like, encoding MLGACCSADRFYHGLEPGKLGSMPILKVLMPPPAMNIAHVSRDVHLPPPPSHGNTDFLTKCVKTSRDDFFGVSFDETAENNLFSHVLLEVSFVIVVSRVIRFLLKPLRQPRIVSEILGGVIVGPSVLSHNRKFIRYVYPDSANFVVRNVGTIAFMYFLFMAGVRTDMTMVRRSAKKHVYIALTCVFVPSFVVIAVGLIMQRSINHAYGNPYALGVLGSSTAITAFPVLYPILKELNLLNSEIGRLALSSSIVGDMIGIVAIIIFEAAVQAKAGSIAGFWCLATTVGLMAIMFFGIRPAFAWIIRNTPEGQPVDQTYIIAILVAVLLTGFLTDFIGVAIANGPLWLGLMIPDGPPLGTTLVERSDTIIMELLMPFSFMYIGQSTDLVAMGKAWSSLKPVCAIVAIGHLTKVVTSLLAGLLIDMPVADGLALGLILTLRGQVDLLLFIHWLEKKVIEPQVYTMMVMVSVMVSAISTPLIGILYDPTKPYMVNRRRTIQHTPPSTELGVVVKIHDEEDTARFINFIDASNPTMSNPISIYGLHIVQLVGRGYPRLIDHGKLAQYSKYAIYETIHQAMKVYQESKSECISYQAYTALSPKRTMYRDVCEIALNNRATLILLPYHKNLPRNHHGTVLVSDVLANAPCSVGILLDKGHCGSNSMRMPVPMVSPSDIQAQSHQLVVLFLGGADAREALYYADRMVGNVNVRLSVIRFLAHNGEGDDEMEKKLDDGVVTWFWMKNEVNRRVNYREVEVRNGEETVATVHAMNDNTFDLWIVGRKQGINPVLLQGLTAWSENSELGVIGEYVSSMDCDAAASVLVVQQQVLREQRHWLRRFGVM